The Polyangia bacterium genomic sequence TCAGGGCAGTATATCGCCGGCGTGGTCTGGCCGACGGTCTTCCAGCGCGGCATGGACGCCTTCGGTTGGCAGGCGACAATGGTCGGGTTCGCCATCGTGATCGCCGCGGCGATCGTGCCGTTGGCGCTCCTGTTGCGCCCGCCCCCGCCGCCGGTCCGGACGGAAGGCTCGGCGGCCCATCTGCACCGCCGCGCCCAGGCCCTCCGGTTGCAACCAAATCTGGTTCAGGCACTGCTCTGCGCGGCATCGTTCCTGTGCTGCGTGCCGATGGCAATGCCCGCGGGGCATCTCGTGGCGTTCTGCAGCGACCTCGGCATCCCGGCGGCCCAAGGGGCGGCGATGCTATCGGTGCTGCTTGGTTGCGCCTTTGTCAGCCGGGTGTTCTGGGGGTGGCTGACAGACCGGATCGGCGGGCTCGCCGCGGTATTCGCCGGCTCCGCTTGCCAAGCGCTGGCGATCGCGGCGTTTACGGTGACCCAGAGCGAGGCTGGCCTGTTTGCCGTCTCGGCCGCGTACGGGCTCGGGTTCAGCGGCATCATCCCGGCTTATGTCGTGGCGATCCGGGACCTCTTCCCGTCAGCCGAGGCGTCCTGGCGGGTGCCCACTTTATTGTTCACCGGCATGTCCGGCATGGCGTTCGGCGGCTGGTTCGCCGGCGCGCTCTATGACCATTTCGGCTTCTACGCGCCGGCCTTCGCCGCCGGCGCGCTTTTCAATCTTGCCAACCTCCTGGTGATCGGGTTCCTCGTCGCGCGCCAGGCGCGCCAATCGCGCCTACCGGCAGTCTCCCACGCTTAATTAGTCTCCAACCCAATGGATGACGTAGCAAGGGGAAGGGAATGTCATGACAGACCGGACCGGTGGCGTAAGCTCCCACCTGCGAGGGAAAACCGGCGCGGGGAAGCGGCACGCCTGTGCATTCGCCGCAGCACTAGCGGTCTCGGTAACGGGCGGAACGGGCGGCGCCGCCACGCTCGACCACGCGCCGTACGGCGCGACGCAAGGCGGGCAGGCGGTCGAGATCTTCACGATGACCAACGGCCACGGCCTGCGCGTCCGTTTCCTGAGCTTCGGCGGCGTGATCACCGAAATCGACGTGCCCGACCGCACCGGCCGGCTCG encodes the following:
- a CDS encoding MFS transporter, with amino-acid sequence SGQYIAGVVWPTVFQRGMDAFGWQATMVGFAIVIAAAIVPLALLLRPPPPPVRTEGSAAHLHRRAQALRLQPNLVQALLCAASFLCCVPMAMPAGHLVAFCSDLGIPAAQGAAMLSVLLGCAFVSRVFWGWLTDRIGGLAAVFAGSACQALAIAAFTVTQSEAGLFAVSAAYGLGFSGIIPAYVVAIRDLFPSAEASWRVPTLLFTGMSGMAFGGWFAGALYDHFGFYAPAFAAGALFNLANLLVIGFLVARQARQSRLPAVSHA